The Nostoc sp. 'Peltigera membranacea cyanobiont' N6 genome contains the following window.
TCATCTCAAGATAATTTCAAAATTTAAATAGACCTCATATCTAATTTTGGCATCCTGCTTAAGGTTCAATTTATAAACTGTCCTAAGAAGCATTTAAAAATAAAGACTAGTAATTAGAATAGAGTTAACAATCTATTTCATATAGGTTATGTTGCTATTGGATACTTGAGCCGGGAAAACTTAGGTATCCTTATTTAAAATTTCAATAAAGCAGTTAAGACTGCTTGCTTTTCTGCACTAAATCGCTCCAATCGCAGAAAAGCAAGGGCGTTGCTTATGTGACAAAAGTTTGTTGATAGAGCAATACCTACATTAGCTGGATTCTAATGCTGCGGCTAAGAAAATTGCCAAGTAAGGTTCAAAAATATCTCGGACATCGCCCAAGGTAAGGTTGAGGCGATCCAAACTACGAACAGACGTGCTTTTAGAATTACCCAGGGAATATTTATAACGACCAAAAAGCAGGTTACTAATCTTGTGTTTAAGTTTTTGCATCAATCTGCTTGGTCTGATTTAGTTACTATTAATATGTAAAGATTAATGAGATGTAATCTTATTCGTCTATTTCTTCAGACTGATTGTCAGGAAAAAAATCAAATAAAATACATGATTTAAGGATGATTTTCTCGTCTAAAAATTGCTATGAGTAAGGAATATATAATGATTAGGCTGTTATTAGCAACACTTTGAGGGAGAGACAAACAAATATTACTCTTTGATAGCTTCTATTGTGAGAGTTTTTAATAAATACTAATCAGACTGGAGATAGATTCAAGTAAATGAGAAAATTACCAAAATATAGTTACAAATATTAATATTTTCCGTTTTGGATGAAATACTCTGTCGCTGTTCCTGGAGATGGGAAAATGGTTTTTGTGGAAAGTAAGGGCTTGTTCTTCATTGCTGACTTTCCATCTGTACAAGTCGATAAAGACTTTTCTCAAACTTTAGTTCAAATACCACCATCACCAGATTGTGAAGTTTGTGTAATTGTTCCAGTTCGCAATGAAGCTCAGACATTAGCAGCAACCCTTACTGCTCTGATACATCAGGTTGATTTAGAAGGACAGCTTTTAGATCCTAGACGTTACGAAATAATTTTGTTGGCAAATAATTGTAGCGATGATTCAGCAGCTATAGCTCGAAGTTTTGCTGAACAAAATCCACATATAGCACTGCATGTAGTTGAAAAAAGTCTGTCTGATGCGGAAGCCTATATTGGTCGAGTGCGTCAGATTTTGATGGATGAAGCATATCGCCGTTTGTGTAGCTTAGGACGCACAAGGGGAGTAATTGCTTCAACTGATGGAGACTCCCAGGTAAGCCCAACTTGGATTGCTGCCAATCTATACGAAATTAACTGTGGTGCGGATGCTGTAGGTGGGCGAATTGTTGTTGAGCGCACCGGTCTTGACGATCTAGACCCTTACGCCAGAGCTTGCCATCTGCGTGAAGTAGGCTACCGCTATTTAATTACCGAATTAGAAACTTATCTCGATCCCGACCCCTATGACAACTTTCCCCGTCACTATCAACACTATGGAGCAAGTTTGGCAGTTACAGCAGAAATGTATGCACTTGCAGGAGGCTTACCAGCAGTGCGGACTCCTGAAGATGTAGCTTTTTACCGTGCTTTGGTACGGGTAAATGCCCGGTTTCGCCACAGTCCCCTAGTGCGGGTAGTAACTTCGGCGAGGCAAATCGGACGGACAAATGTTGGTTTAGCAAATCAGTTGAGTGAATGGATAGAAATGGGACGACAGCAGCAACCATTTGTAGTTGAGCCAGCAGCAGCTATTGAAACTCGTTTTGTTGCACGCCGCCAATTACGAGTGATGTGGTGGTACGTTCTTAATGGCTATCAATCAGATTATCCTCGCGTTGCGTCCTTGGCAGAAATGCTGGGAATTTCAGCCCAATGGCTTGTGCAGAAATTGACCCAACCTTATACTTTTGGTCAATTGTTTGAAGAAGTCGAAGAACGCCAGCAGTCAGAAGGAACTTGGGCTTCGCGCTGGAAACTCGTGGAAATCCAACAAGCAATTGGAGATTTGCGCTTGCGTCTTGAGAGTTTGCGGCTCAGTTGGAGTAAACTCCAAGGTAATAATTTGACTCCGAATGATTTAGAACCAGATAAAGAGCAGTACTCTGTGGGAAGCTTACCCAACACTGAGGGTAGCGCGTCACCAATAGGGAAGCGTTACTAGCCGTGATGCTTATATCCCCCGAATTCTATTCGGAGGATATTAAGCCCCTGAATTATTCTTCATTTCTCAAACTCGCTCGAATAAATCAAGTCGATATTCTTCCTCTCGTTGAGCTTTTAAATGCCGCAGTTTATTTGGGGTCAACTCAAAAAACGAGTTATGAACTTCATCCCCACTCAACGGATAATCACGGGCATAGAGTGTCCAATGAACTAAAAGTAGATGTCCTCCAGGTTCCAGGTGTTCTAAAATGCACTGTTGAGATTTTTTCAGGTCTTCCCAGCTCCAGTAATAGCCAACTTCCGAGACTAGAGTTAAATCAAACATCTCATCAGGATATTGCTCTGGGACACGCATAATCTGGAACTTGACATTGGAGAGATGCCGACAGCGCTCTTCTGCTCTATTCTGTGCCAGTTTTGACACATCAACCGAGAGCAGTGAGTCACAATGCTTTTGTAGCTTTTTAGTTAAAACGCCAATGGAACCACCGATTTCAAAGGCAGACCGATAGCGCTCTTTGGGTAAAGCTGCGATCGTCGCAGCATATTTGTTAGCTTCGT
Protein-coding sequences here:
- a CDS encoding glycosyltransferase encodes the protein MKYSVAVPGDGKMVFVESKGLFFIADFPSVQVDKDFSQTLVQIPPSPDCEVCVIVPVRNEAQTLAATLTALIHQVDLEGQLLDPRRYEIILLANNCSDDSAAIARSFAEQNPHIALHVVEKSLSDAEAYIGRVRQILMDEAYRRLCSLGRTRGVIASTDGDSQVSPTWIAANLYEINCGADAVGGRIVVERTGLDDLDPYARACHLREVGYRYLITELETYLDPDPYDNFPRHYQHYGASLAVTAEMYALAGGLPAVRTPEDVAFYRALVRVNARFRHSPLVRVVTSARQIGRTNVGLANQLSEWIEMGRQQQPFVVEPAAAIETRFVARRQLRVMWWYVLNGYQSDYPRVASLAEMLGISAQWLVQKLTQPYTFGQLFEEVEERQQSEGTWASRWKLVEIQQAIGDLRLRLESLRLSWSKLQGNNLTPNDLEPDKEQYSVGSLPNTEGSASPIGKRY
- a CDS encoding class I SAM-dependent DNA methyltransferase — protein: MNPLQSDSLPPSYFDKLYSEDPDPWKFETREYEANKYAATIAALPKERYRSAFEIGGSIGVLTKKLQKHCDSLLSVDVSKLAQNRAEERCRHLSNVKFQIMRVPEQYPDEMFDLTLVSEVGYYWSWEDLKKSQQCILEHLEPGGHLLLVHWTLYARDYPLSGDEVHNSFFELTPNKLRHLKAQREEEYRLDLFERV